The Desulfoscipio gibsoniae DSM 7213 genome contains a region encoding:
- a CDS encoding efflux RND transporter periplasmic adaptor subunit, whose translation MLTLAGCGKESQQTGEKETVIPIEATRVEKGVLNDITVVTGKLKALATSDVVPSGQGGKVLAVNVEVGSQVSQGQTLITLENTSKASLAAAINQAEEGVAQAQSSLEVARINYEQAAANYERGKQLYESGAIPEAGQAGFETAYEIPYKQAKVNYEETAPAALAAARAAVALARERYQEQNNNSVIKSPISGVVTAVNVNPGELASSASQVPVVTVVNLSKVEVETTVTESLINKIKRGQEVPVTISAVSNKPFTGVIAKIALAADPTSKAYPIKVQINNSQQTLKPGMFAEVQIKNALPETLLIPRDAVVKKGDVDIVWVINKDRVKSCEVTVGASDGKKIQILKGLKEGEQVVTSGQNMLKDDTKVEIKSQVK comes from the coding sequence ATGTTAACTCTTGCCGGTTGCGGCAAAGAGAGCCAGCAAACCGGCGAGAAAGAAACCGTCATTCCCATTGAAGCAACCAGGGTGGAAAAAGGTGTGCTTAATGATATTACCGTGGTCACCGGTAAGTTGAAGGCTCTGGCGACTTCGGATGTCGTACCCAGCGGGCAGGGCGGCAAGGTATTGGCGGTTAATGTTGAAGTGGGCAGCCAGGTCAGTCAAGGACAAACATTAATTACCCTGGAGAATACTTCTAAAGCTTCCCTGGCAGCGGCGATAAACCAGGCCGAGGAAGGTGTGGCCCAGGCCCAATCAAGTTTGGAAGTAGCTCGGATTAATTATGAACAGGCTGCCGCCAATTATGAGCGGGGTAAACAGCTGTATGAATCGGGGGCCATACCCGAGGCAGGCCAGGCGGGTTTTGAAACTGCCTATGAAATACCCTATAAGCAAGCCAAAGTGAATTATGAGGAGACGGCCCCCGCGGCGCTGGCTGCTGCCCGGGCTGCCGTGGCTCTGGCCAGGGAAAGATACCAAGAGCAAAATAATAACTCGGTAATTAAATCGCCGATTAGCGGTGTGGTAACTGCCGTTAACGTCAACCCCGGCGAATTGGCCAGTTCCGCCTCTCAAGTACCCGTAGTGACTGTCGTTAACCTGTCCAAGGTGGAGGTCGAAACCACTGTAACTGAGAGCCTGATTAATAAAATCAAGCGTGGTCAGGAAGTGCCGGTGACCATAAGCGCGGTTTCCAATAAACCATTTACAGGGGTGATTGCCAAAATAGCTCTGGCAGCCGATCCCACCAGCAAGGCCTACCCCATTAAAGTGCAGATAAATAATTCCCAGCAAACCCTTAAGCCCGGTATGTTTGCCGAAGTGCAAATTAAAAATGCTTTGCCTGAAACGCTGCTGATACCTAGAGATGCCGTTGTTAAAAAAGGCGATGTAGATATTGTTTGGGTTATTAACAAAGACCGGGTAAAATCCTGCGAGGTTACCGTCGGTGCCAGTGACGGTAAGAAGATTCAAATTCTCAAGGGACTTAAAGAGGGAGAACAAGTGGTTACTTCCGGCCAAAACATGCTCAAAGACGATACTAAAGTGGAAATAAAGAGCCAGGTGAAGTGA
- a CDS encoding MarR family winged helix-turn-helix transcriptional regulator, translated as MTTMTLDVFTRYCDRLDEMAQLFLRRLHQEIIVNLGNKITDKITGHQFMMMKIIGDRGRATVSNVADDLNVSLSAVTAQVDRLCKTGMVARSRSEKDRRVVWLTLTNAGQEVVDVCEDVRLRVMQRYLGHLDERDLLHIISIYEKIIALMRQEEECAIKPK; from the coding sequence ATGACTACTATGACCTTGGATGTTTTTACCCGTTACTGTGACCGTCTGGATGAGATGGCACAGCTTTTTTTGCGCCGGCTTCATCAAGAAATTATTGTTAATTTAGGTAATAAAATAACCGACAAGATAACCGGCCACCAGTTTATGATGATGAAAATAATCGGCGATCGTGGCCGGGCAACGGTGTCCAATGTGGCCGACGACTTAAACGTGTCCCTGAGTGCTGTTACCGCCCAGGTGGACCGGCTGTGCAAAACGGGGATGGTGGCGCGCAGCCGTTCGGAGAAAGACCGTCGTGTAGTATGGTTGACATTAACAAACGCGGGGCAGGAGGTGGTTGATGTTTGCGAGGACGTTAGATTACGGGTCATGCAGCGTTACCTGGGACACTTGGACGAGAGGGATCTGTTACATATAATCAGTATATATGAAAAAATAATTGCTCTTATGAGACAAGAGGAGGAATGTGCAATTAAACCAAAGTAA
- a CDS encoding Txe/YoeB family addiction module toxin yields the protein MNKIFSDVAWQHYLYWQSEDKKILKKVNELLRDIDRNGNEGLGKPEPLKNELSGYWSRRITDVHRLIYSIDNDNIYIASCRGHY from the coding sequence ATGAATAAAATCTTTTCGGATGTAGCATGGCAGCATTACTTGTATTGGCAATCAGAGGACAAAAAAATATTAAAGAAAGTCAATGAGCTATTACGAGATATTGATAGAAATGGAAATGAAGGATTGGGCAAGCCGGAGCCACTGAAAAATGAATTATCCGGATATTGGAGTCGCCGTATTACTGATGTTCATCGACTAATATATAGTATTGATAATGACAATATTTATATAGCTAGTTGCAGAGGTCACTATTAA
- a CDS encoding type II toxin-antitoxin system Phd/YefM family antitoxin has protein sequence MIATSYSSVRQNFKKYCDKAVNDFETIIITRERGENVVMLSEAEYNNLLENLYVRSNPKYYNELLQSIEQLKKGKGKKRELLDE, from the coding sequence ATGATAGCAACAAGCTATTCGTCTGTAAGGCAAAATTTTAAAAAATATTGTGACAAGGCTGTAAACGATTTTGAAACAATTATTATTACTCGTGAACGTGGCGAGAATGTAGTTATGCTATCCGAAGCAGAGTATAATAACCTTTTAGAAAATCTCTATGTGAGAAGTAATCCAAAATACTATAACGAACTTTTACAGTCTATAGAGCAATTAAAAAAAGGCAAGGGAAAGAAAAGAGAATTGCTTGATGAATAA
- a CDS encoding stalk domain-containing protein, which translates to MRRYITYLILVAIFLTAAAPAMAEGGAETAILKVNDLMVQVDGVPYELEVAPRVSDDTTMVPLRFVLEVFGAEVGWDSEAREISVRHNDTEIRLEPGVAKAVVNGEVQTIAGAPVIENGITLVPLRFLVEKLNYQVDFLPGTKEIIIKQLPPPNRPPVAEFELEKDTVDQGETVYFNEKSYDPDGDLIVETKWTGRERAFFAPGEYPVTLAVKDSQGNWSEPFTRIITVTEEVKMDRLTYNLHNPIAGEPLGNISNISVLDLEQVSPAVSMDRLQVMISNSPEVVRDDGILFSDVLSGETRLYYHHINGAGENKKIYPLVINQSDEPVLMVVKRVGIAGPGEAMAVGRAAAYRYLDFNAGSAKFVELQPGQRYILNEDKNSIVKPGEAVHGIFDIDARGDLSFQVISVGAQEQIEDYSQLVILNRDDVHIRGTFPMANRSLSVQLDGQEPVRLVVADGSEDGFLIGQDTNTSLMGNYPRQSNNSGNYGVIYKITMHSKERVGVIFSPRGGVFAGAGKWDGKAFYLPNKGIMKPQTEFALIGILEPGKEKVLEFIPPAGSYLPVNLIFVPF; encoded by the coding sequence ATGCGCAGGTACATAACCTACTTAATCTTAGTTGCCATATTCCTTACCGCAGCTGCTCCGGCGATGGCGGAAGGCGGGGCTGAAACCGCCATCTTGAAAGTCAATGATCTCATGGTGCAGGTGGACGGTGTGCCCTATGAGCTGGAAGTGGCCCCCCGGGTGAGTGACGACACCACCATGGTTCCGCTGCGTTTCGTGCTGGAAGTTTTCGGGGCGGAGGTTGGCTGGGATTCCGAGGCCAGGGAGATTTCCGTGCGGCATAATGATACCGAGATCCGCCTTGAGCCGGGTGTTGCCAAAGCCGTTGTGAACGGTGAAGTGCAAACCATTGCCGGGGCTCCGGTCATTGAAAACGGCATTACGCTGGTTCCCTTGCGTTTTTTGGTGGAAAAACTAAATTATCAGGTGGATTTCTTGCCCGGCACCAAGGAAATAATCATCAAACAGCTGCCGCCGCCGAACCGGCCGCCTGTAGCTGAGTTTGAATTGGAAAAGGATACGGTGGACCAGGGGGAAACGGTCTATTTTAACGAAAAAAGTTATGACCCCGACGGAGATCTGATAGTTGAAACAAAGTGGACGGGCCGGGAGAGAGCGTTTTTTGCTCCGGGAGAATACCCGGTTACCTTAGCGGTAAAGGACAGTCAGGGTAATTGGAGCGAGCCTTTTACCAGGATTATCACAGTAACCGAAGAAGTAAAGATGGATCGGCTTACCTATAATTTGCATAATCCTATTGCCGGAGAACCTCTTGGCAATATATCCAATATTTCTGTGTTGGATTTGGAACAGGTAAGTCCCGCTGTCAGCATGGATAGGTTACAGGTGATGATTAGCAATAGTCCCGAAGTTGTGCGGGATGACGGTATTTTATTTAGTGACGTTTTAAGCGGCGAAACTCGCTTGTATTACCATCATATTAATGGTGCCGGGGAAAATAAAAAAATATATCCGCTGGTAATTAACCAGAGTGATGAACCGGTACTTATGGTTGTTAAAAGAGTTGGTATTGCCGGCCCCGGTGAGGCTATGGCGGTGGGCCGGGCGGCGGCTTACCGGTACCTGGACTTTAATGCCGGCAGCGCTAAGTTCGTAGAGCTGCAGCCGGGTCAAAGATATATTCTTAATGAAGATAAGAATAGTATCGTAAAGCCCGGTGAGGCTGTTCACGGTATATTTGATATAGACGCCCGGGGCGACTTGTCGTTCCAAGTAATCTCCGTTGGGGCACAGGAGCAAATTGAAGATTACAGCCAGCTGGTTATCCTCAACAGGGACGATGTGCATATCCGGGGTACTTTCCCTATGGCTAACCGCTCCCTGTCAGTCCAGTTGGACGGTCAAGAACCTGTCCGGTTGGTGGTGGCAGACGGTAGTGAGGACGGGTTCTTGATCGGTCAGGATACCAATACCAGTCTGATGGGCAATTACCCCCGGCAAAGCAACAACTCCGGTAACTACGGTGTTATTTACAAAATAACCATGCATTCCAAGGAGCGGGTGGGGGTAATATTCTCCCCGCGGGGCGGTGTGTTTGCCGGGGCCGGTAAGTGGGATGGAAAAGCTTTCTACCTGCCCAATAAAGGAATCATGAAGCCCCAGACGGAATTTGCCCTGATCGGCATCCTTGAGCCGGGTAAAGAAAAAGTGCTGGAGTTTATCCCGCCCGCGGGCTCGTATTTGCCGGTTAATCTGATATTCGTACCATTTTAA